One segment of Salvelinus alpinus chromosome 1, SLU_Salpinus.1, whole genome shotgun sequence DNA contains the following:
- the LOC139583713 gene encoding prenylcysteine oxidase-like, with translation MHWCLPFRFLLTLLSSILALGDSGFAQLDGAPPSKIAIVGAGIGGTATAHFLRQHFGPEVHIDVFEKGTVGGRLATVTVNHQDYESGGSIIHSLNLHMQDFVKQLGLKYRKNVAGKTAVFNGEEFILEETDWYLLDLFRLWWRYGISFIRLQMWVEEIMEKFMRIYKYQAHGYAFSSVEELLHSLSGSGFLNMTRCSLSESLLELGVSQRFIDEVIAPVMRVNYGQNISIPAFVGAVSLAGAQANLWAVEGGNKLVCSGLLKLAKANLIQAQVTTISPHAAGESTQYQLNYATLTEKGSEFYDIVVVATPLQSSVGSGISFQGFEPPLPDMAGSYHHTVASIVHGYLNCSYFGFPDPKLFPFASVLTTDSPGLFFNSAASICPVNISTGFRRKQPQEAGVYKVFSPQPLDKPALKTLFRSYYSVQVTDWQAYPHYGSTQDLPPVVLHDSLYYLNGIEWAGSAMEMSSVAAKNIALLAYHRWSRQLEMVDQKDLMHKIKTEL, from the exons ATGCACTGGTGTCTTCCTTTCCGATTTCTTCTAACACTACTATCGTCAATCTTGGCACTAGGAGACTCTGGATTTGCACAACTTGATGGTGCTCCACCTTCAAAAATAG CCATTGTAGGCGCTGGGATAGGCGGGACCGCCACAGCACATTTTCTAAGGCAGCACTTCGGGCCAGAAGTGCACATTGATGTGTTCGAGAAGGGGACAGTCGGAGGGCGCCTGGCCACAGTCACCGTGAACCATCAGGACTATGAGTCCGGGGGCTCCATTATCCATTCCCTAAACCTGCACATGCAGGACTTTGTCAAGCAACTGG GTCTTAAGTATCGTAAGAATGTGGCAGGGAAGACGGCTGTGTTTAACGGGGAGGAGTTCATCCTGGAGGAGACTGACTGGTACCTGCTGGATCTGTTCCGCCTGTGGTGGCGCTACGGCATCAGCTTCATCCGCCTGCAGATGTGGGTGGAGGAGATCATGGAGAAGTTCATGAG GATTTATAAGTACCAGGCCCATGGCTATGCCTTCAGTTCAGTGGAGGAGCTGCTGCACTCCCTGAGCGGGTCAGGGTTCCTGAATATGactcgctgctctctctctgagtctctgctGGAGCTGGGCGTGTCACAACGCTTCATTGACGAAGTCATCGCCCCCGTCATGAGGGTCAATTACGGACAGAATATCAGCATCCCAGCTTTTGTTG GTGCCGTGTCATTGGCAGGTGCACAGGCCAACCTGTGGGCAGTGGAGGGAGGGAACAAGCTGGTCTGCTCTGGGCTGTTAAAACTGGCTAAGGCCAACCTTATCCAGGCCCAGGTCACAACCATCTCCCCCCATGCAGCTG GAGAGTCTACCCAGTACCAGCTCAACTATGCCACTCTGACTGAGAAAGGATCTGAGTTCTATGACATTGTGGTGGTGGCGACTCCCCTGCAGTCCAGTGTGGGCTCAGGTATCTCCTTCCAGGGCTTTGAGCCTCCGCTGCCTGATATGGCTGGTTCCTACCAccacacagtggcctccatcgttcacGGCTACCTTAACTGCTCCTACTTTGGCTTCCCAGACCCCAAGCTCTTCCCCTTTGCTAGTGTTCTCACCACAGACTCACCAGGACTCTTCTTCAACAGTGCTGCTAGCATCTGTCCCGTCAACATCAGCACTGGATTCCGCCGCAAGCAGCCCCAGGAGGCTGGTGTTTACAAGGTATTCTCCCCCCAACCCTTAGATAAGCCAGCGCTGAAGACACTGTTCAGGTCCTACTACTCTGTGCAGGTGACAGACTGGCAGGCTTACCCACATTATGGCAGCACCCAGGACCTGCCGCCAGTTGTCCTTCATGACAGCCTGTACTACCTCAATGGCATCGAGTGGGCCGGCAGCGCCATGGAAATGAGCTCAGTGGCAGCCAAAAACATTGCTCTGCTGGCCTACCACCGCTGGAGCAGGCAGCTGGAGATGGTCGACCAGAAAGACCTGATGCACAAGATCAAGACTGAGCTGTGA